The following nucleotide sequence is from Vicinamibacteria bacterium.
CTCGATGGGAGAAGGCCGAGGGTCGGCGATACCCCTCGCGGTACGAACTTCCACCGGCCTCCGCTCGAGCCGCCTGACCTCATCGCGAATGCGATTGAGCACCCCTTGGCGAAGGTAACTCTCGAACGCTCCTCGGCGTCGATGCTCGAACGATTCCACCCGTCGAAGGGACCTGATCAACGTTTCCTGGACCACATCGTCGGTATCCAGGAGATTCCGGGCTCCCGCAGGAAGCCGTCCTCGAGCCCATCGACGAAGGGGGTCCAGGTAGCGCTCGCACAGAGCGTCTCGTGCCTCGGAGTCGCCCGCGCGGATCCGCTCCAGCAGGCGGCGTGTGGTTCCTCCAGCGCGATTTTCCATGACCTCCGATGGGATCGGCTCGAGCACCGCCATGTTAACCCACGGCGGTATCGAGGTTGAAACGGCTGAAGCGTCCATTTGGTGCTCTCTTGAAAAGGACGGCCACAAACCTCCTTTTGCACTGGTCAGACTCTCTTTGCGAAAAAAAGCGTTCGGTTGCGCCGTCCCCGTCGTTGTCTCTTATAGAGGAGGGAACGTCTTCGACTATCAACAAAGGAGAGGTTCGGTATGAGCGGCCTCACACCCGAGCGGGATCTGTTTTCTTCGCAGCTCGGAATGATTCAAAACCTCATCCACGCGATCTCGCGCAACGGAAGACTCATGCACGAAGACGCCGAGGATTTCGCTTCTTTCGTGATGGTCAAGCTCATCGAGAAGGACTACGCGCGATTACGGAAATTCAAGGGAAAGAGCAGCCTGCGCACGTACTTGACCGTGGTGATTCAGCGACTCTTGCTCGACTACCGCACGGCGAAGCTAGGCAAGTGGCGTCCATCGATGCGGGCCCGTCGGCTCGGCTCGGTGGCGGTGAAGCTCGAGGAGCTCCTTTGGCGTGACGGGTACACCTTTCAGGAAGCCGTCCACGTACTGCAGTGGAACTGGCGAGTCGCCCTGGACCGCGAAGCCCTTTGGGGCCTAGCCACGCACCTCCCCCCGCGGCGGGGCGGAAGGCTCGTCGGTCTCGAAACCGCTGGTGAGCTGGCCGTCAGTGCCGGAACTCCGGCAGCCGATTTGGAGGATCGCGAGCTTTCGAACGCCCTGCACGCCGCAATCTCGAAGGGGTTGAGCTCCCTTTCGGACACCGAGCGCCTGGCGCTTCAACTTCGATTCCAGCGCGGATTGACCGCGCAGGAGATCGGCGCTTACCTCGATCTCCCTCCCCAGGCAGTCTACCGACAGGTGGAGCGATCCCTCAAGCGCCTGCGCAAACGGCTGGAACGTAATGGCGTGCGAGAGAACCACGTGCGCCGGGTCCTCGCATCCAGGCGGAGGGATTTCACCTTTCTCGGACGGGTCCCCGCCGCCGCGGCGCCGGCCGATGCCCGACTCGGATGACTGTCCGCCGTCAGACGAGCTGGCCGCGCTCGTGGAGGGTTCCCGGCCCCACGATGGATGGCGCGCCTTGATCGACCATCTCCGCCGTTGCCCGTCGTGCTACTCCGTTTTCCTCGAGGCGCGCAAGCTTCGCCGGGAAGCTAAGAAAGAAGGGGATCCGGGACATTAGGGCTCAGTGCCGAGGCGGGACCCGTGATCCTCTCGAACGTGGAGATCGGACGCGGTCGGGGCGTCTCTGCGAATGCCACCCCATGTGAGTTTGCCAACAACCCGACTTCATGTGATGAGAGTTCGTTTTCCCCGGCCGCTTCCACTCTTCCTCGAACATTATTTTGCGATCGGGGTGAACTGGCTCGACGAGCTCGAGCGGCGGTCGCAAAGATGAAATCATTCGTTCCGGGACCGCCTGAAGTGCTCGAGGAAGTCCGCAGGGGAGAGTACGAGCATCCCTCGTCGTGCCTCGGAGGGGTAGTGCTTCAGGTTGCCCGTGATGAGGGCGTCGGCCTGGGCGGAGAGTGCGACCTCGAGAAAAGGATGGTCGTCCGCGTCCGGCAAAGGAGCCGGTAGCGGATCGCTGGCCACCACTTCGCCGACGGCCTCGATCTGTTCGAGGAGCGCGCCGACGGCCTCCGGCTCGAAGGGGAACTTTGGCCGGAGTAGAACCTCGCGATACTCGGTCAGGATGCGTTGGTCGTGACAGAGCGTCAGCGCGCCCGACGCGATCATCCTGACGATCTGGGAAGGCGGACCATAGGGAGTGATGAGTCCGGACACGAGCATGTTCGTGTCCAGAACGACTCTCATCGCCGTCGCTTCTTCCGGACGGCGGCGATCTCGGCTGCGATTTCTCTGCCGGTCAGACGATCGGTTCCAGCCTCGAGCGAAGCTCTATGCATCGCCTCGACCGCGGCGACGGCCCTGGCACGGCGAATGGCTGCGAGCGCCGTCTCCAAGGTGTCTTCCGAGACGGTGGACAGAATCGCTATGGGCTTCCCGTTGGAGGTGACGACGATGTCCCCTTCCTCCCGAAGCCTGCGCCAGATCTCGGCCGACTTTCCCCGGAGGTCACGAACCGAAACGAATCGCATATGCGTTAGTGTACACGATCGTTACCCGATCGTTGACGGAAGGCCTTGGACCGGTGACATCCCGTCGCTGAAGTCGTCGGGGCTATCGTTGCGAAAACCCAATGACATCAAACGGCTTCGGGGGTGTAGGACCCTTCTCAGGAGGACGCGCCCAGACTTCATCAGCCTGCTTGTGGCGAACGGAGTGTCGAACTTAAGATCCACGAATGATCGCAATACACTCGAAACGAAGCTTGGTTATTGTGGCCCTCGGGGTCGTGCTTTCTGGATCACTCGGTCTCGGCGCGCAATCCTCCTCTTCTTTCGATCTCGTCATCGCCGACGGCCGTATCGTCGACGGAACCGGCGCGCCCTGGTTCATCGCGGACGTCGGTATCATCGGCGGCCGCATCACCGCGATTGGCCGACTCGCTGAGGCGAACGCTGCCGAGCGCATCGACGCCCGAGATCTCGTCGTCGCCCCGGGTTTCATCGACATGCTGGGGCAATCGGAGTTCAGCATTCTCGTGGATGGACGGGCGGCGAGCAAGATCATGCAGGGCATCACCACCGAGGTCACCGGGGAGGGCGCCTCGATCGCACCGGTCAACGACCGCATGGTGGAAACGAGGTCGGCGAGCTATCAGCACTTCGGAATCGAGCAGGATTTCCGCACCCTGGCGGAATATTTTCACCGCATCGAGACGCGTTCTCGGCCAGCCATCAACATCGCGACCTTCGTCGGTTCGGGCGGTGTGCGGGACTATGTGATCGGTCGAGACGACCGCCCGGCGACGCCCGACGAGCTCGAGGCGATGAAGAAGCTCGTCGCCGAGGCGATGGAGGACGGAGCCCTCGGCGTCAGCAGCTCGCTTCAATACGTGCCCAACCGATTCGCGACGACGGACGAGCTGGTCGCGCTCGCTAGAGTCGCGGCAGAGTACGGCGGCATCTACATCACCCATCAACGCTCGGAGGCGAACCTCATCTTCGAATCCCTGGACGAGGTCTTCACCATCGCCGAGCGAGCCCGGATCCCGGCCGAAGTCTGGCACTTGAAGACCGCTTACCGGGCGAACTGGGGAAAGATGCCCCAGGTGCTCGAGAAGTTCGAGGCGGCCCGCGCGCGCGGCCTCGACGTGACCGCCAATCAATACCCCTACGATCGGGCTTCGAACGACCTCGACGCCTGCCTTCCCATCTGGGTCCGGGAGGGGAGCGCCGACGACATGATTGCTCGTTTGCGCGATCCCGAGATGCGCGAGCGCATCAAAGCCGAGATGGCGGATCCCAACATCACCGAATGGGAGAATCAATGGTACGGCTCGGGTGGTGCCGAGGGTGTGATGGTGAGCTCGGTGCTCGATCCGGCGCTGCGCAGGTGGGAAGGCATGACGCTCGCCGAGATCGGCCGACAGATGGGAAAGGATCCACGCGATGCGCTCATGGATCTCATCATCGCCGACCATGGCGAGACTTCGTGCATCATCTCCATCATGCGGGAGGATGACGTGCGGGCGGCTTTGAAGCATCCGTTGATCTCGATCGACACCGATTCCTCTGCCCGTGCGGAGGACGGTCCTCTTTCCGAGAGCAAGTCACATCCCCGCGCCTGGGGAACGTTTCCGCGAATCCTCGGAAAGTACGTGCGGGA
It contains:
- a CDS encoding sigma-70 family RNA polymerase sigma factor, which produces MENRAGGTTRRLLERIRAGDSEARDALCERYLDPLRRWARGRLPAGARNLLDTDDVVQETLIRSLRRVESFEHRRRGAFESYLRQGVLNRIRDEVRRLERRPVEVRTARGIADPRPSPIEQALGREHLEAYERALEALSPRDREAILARIELNFSYEEIASLLGKPSADAARMAVSRAILRLAHAMKES
- a CDS encoding sigma-70 family RNA polymerase sigma factor, which translates into the protein MSGLTPERDLFSSQLGMIQNLIHAISRNGRLMHEDAEDFASFVMVKLIEKDYARLRKFKGKSSLRTYLTVVIQRLLLDYRTAKLGKWRPSMRARRLGSVAVKLEELLWRDGYTFQEAVHVLQWNWRVALDREALWGLATHLPPRRGGRLVGLETAGELAVSAGTPAADLEDRELSNALHAAISKGLSSLSDTERLALQLRFQRGLTAQEIGAYLDLPPQAVYRQVERSLKRLRKRLERNGVRENHVRRVLASRRRDFTFLGRVPAAAAPADARLG
- a CDS encoding putative toxin-antitoxin system toxin component, PIN family produces the protein MRVVLDTNMLVSGLITPYGPPSQIVRMIASGALTLCHDQRILTEYREVLLRPKFPFEPEAVGALLEQIEAVGEVVASDPLPAPLPDADDHPFLEVALSAQADALITGNLKHYPSEARRGMLVLSPADFLEHFRRSRNE
- a CDS encoding type II toxin-antitoxin system prevent-host-death family antitoxin, which translates into the protein MRFVSVRDLRGKSAEIWRRLREEGDIVVTSNGKPIAILSTVSEDTLETALAAIRRARAVAAVEAMHRASLEAGTDRLTGREIAAEIAAVRKKRRR
- a CDS encoding D-aminoacylase; amino-acid sequence: MIAIHSKRSLVIVALGVVLSGSLGLGAQSSSSFDLVIADGRIVDGTGAPWFIADVGIIGGRITAIGRLAEANAAERIDARDLVVAPGFIDMLGQSEFSILVDGRAASKIMQGITTEVTGEGASIAPVNDRMVETRSASYQHFGIEQDFRTLAEYFHRIETRSRPAINIATFVGSGGVRDYVIGRDDRPATPDELEAMKKLVAEAMEDGALGVSSSLQYVPNRFATTDELVALARVAAEYGGIYITHQRSEANLIFESLDEVFTIAERARIPAEVWHLKTAYRANWGKMPQVLEKFEAARARGLDVTANQYPYDRASNDLDACLPIWVREGSADDMIARLRDPEMRERIKAEMADPNITEWENQWYGSGGAEGVMVSSVLDPALRRWEGMTLAEIGRQMGKDPRDALMDLIIADHGETSCIISIMREDDVRAALKHPLISIDTDSSARAEDGPLSESKSHPRAWGTFPRILGKYVREEKLLTLEEAIRKMTSRPATRVGLQDRGILRPGMAADVTVFDPETIRDVSTFEDPNHYSVGVRYVLVNGRPVVFDGKITDERPGQVLRGPGYRSP